CAAATAGATATTTAATTGGTGATGATGAGCATGTATGGACAGATAATGGAATATTTAATGTAGAAGGTGGTTGTTATGCTAAATGTAAAGGATTATCTAAAAACCACGAACCTGAAATATATCAAGCTATTAAATTTGGAGCAATATTAGAAAATGTTATTATGGATCCTATAACTAGAGATGtagattataataattgttcAATTACTGAAAATACTAGATGTGCTTATCCATTATCTTATATTGAAAATGCTAAAATACctgcatatattaatagtcatcccaaaaatataattcttttGACATGCGATGCTTTTGGTGTTATACCACctttatcaaaattaaatgtTTATCAAATGATGTATCATTTTGTTAGTGGATATACAAGTAAAATGGCAGGAACCgaagataatatattaaaaccAACAGCTACTTTCTCTTCTTGTTATGCTGCCCCATTTTTAGCTTTACACCCGATGGTATATGCAAGAATGTTAGCAGATAAGTATGAAAAGCATAAGCCAAATGTTTGGTTATTAAATACAGGATGGATATATGGTGCTTATGGAACCGAAAAGGGAAAAAGAATTCCATTAAAATATACTCGTATGTTAGTTGATTATATACATGATGATAAACTaaacaatattaaatataagcaAACtccaatttttaattttagtaTACCTGAACATTTAGAAGGAATTCCAGATGAAGTATTAGATCCTCATATTGGATGGGATAATAAAGAAGATTACAATGCTAGTTTGAAAACCTTAGCTCAAGAGTTTATTACAAATTTCAATTTATATTCAGACAAAGCAGAcccaaatattttatctgGAGGACCCTCCATTTGATCTAATTTAATAAACGAGTTTTTGTTAGATAAAACTTATATTTTGGGGGGATTGcctccttttttttttttaaagcacAGTATGTAAAttgtttgtatatttttatatagccATGActgtatttaaaatttgttgagataaaaaaaatttaatataattccCCATAATGTaacttttcattttgtttgaTATTCGACCGATTTATTAGTTTTATGGatggaatattttttaattcatttttttaattcgatttttttttttttttgaaaaaaagaaaatatatggattttattttggtgATATATGATCTATGTgtgaatataattaaatgttttattttgttagcGATTAGAATATGCTTCAAGTATATGTGTAATTAGATAGATCATATTGCTAGTGAccttatttatttccatatttgtatttgtaactatatgtatatgcatcCGTTTATGGGCtgctatatatttttacatagcTACTTGAAAactaattaaaaatagattttaataaatttatagttataaaaaaatcaaagaATTGAAGAAATGTGGTAGTAACTCGATAAAATACTTTCAATCCTATTTTTTagacaaaattaaaaaataaattgaaataaaagTTTTACAAAAGTGTGACAGCTATACtatgattatatatttcttattaACATGGTAatgtataatttaaatttttttaactgatttcatattttttatgttacaTATTGAATGAGTCTTATTTTTgagtttataaaattttaagagaatcataaattttgttaaaaaaaaataaaagacaaAATAAACGAAAACAAAaggacaaaaaaaaaatgaaaataaaaaaattaaaaggttaatataaattatttgaaaaaagaggaaataaatataggaGTAGAAATTTATTTAGTATTTTGTTTGCTCTCATTTGGTATGTTCTTTTTTGAAGATTGAAGCAGTTTTTTCCTGTGCTCTATTGCCAATTTTCTAGCTTGTAAGAACCCAAatgttttaattaaaaattttttatcacgtctttttttatttatagtaCAACTGACAACCCAAGCATTTGCATGGGAATCATAATGTACCCCAACAATTTTAggcaatttttttgaaatatccGAGCAATCtttaataaatgttttttgATGTTTCCAATTAAGAACTTCTTCACGagtatttaaataattttcaaaggaataaatatcagcatattttgtttcaatttgattaatattatcaaaaaaagaatCAGATAGCCATTGAGAATTTAgtagaataaaaattccAAGATGTTCTTCTTTCTTACttacttttttaaacacataattatttacttctttattattaaatagttcatcataatgtttttttaaataacaaTCTTGTAAATTATTGTCACATAAAAAACTGTATATATCTTTGTTCATCGATTGTTTGGAAATATTTGGATgaataaatgtattattatgattattattttctatattttcgtgttcataataaagataaggtatattttttccttcaTTTCCTAATTCCgtcatattttcattttcatctttactagagtaataatttttatctatatattcAGGAGTAGTACCATTATCAAATATGTTTGATGTTGTTAATGGGATAGTGATTGCATCATctgttttttcattattcaGTTTATCATCTAATTCAATTTTATGGTCTATATTGTTTGGCATGCAAAAATCATTAAAGGAATTTCCCATAATTTCTCTTTCTACTGAATTAGGGTATTTACTTCTACTATCGAAATTTATATCACAATAAGTATTCAAAAGATAAGAATTGTTATTGGCATTATATTGGTTAGTCatgttatttttgttttgtaaATCTGTGTTTAAATGCTTACTTTTTTTGCTTTCATCGTCTGTGAAATATAatggtatattttttttttcagcaTCAACAGtattattagaaaaaaatatttgatcaATAGGTGtatgataattatttttaaaaatatctgTATTCAaagtattataaattatttcatttttattttctattttgtttttttggGCATGTTCAATCGGAATGCTAACACCATTTTCTTTGTCATTAAAATTGGTATTCGTTTCAATATTACTATTCCATGTGTTTGAAGGATGTGAAGAATTTCCTTGGCCTAGACCTATGGACGTAGCATTCGTAGATTCATTTGCTTCATCGATTTTATGGGATGtatcaaaattttgaaaaatatccAATGAACTGATTTGCTCATACTCACCAGGAAATATTGAATCATAATAGGAAGCAAGAGGTGTGttgttattaatttttttatataaggtattatttttaagtaCATAAGATGAAGgagagaaaaaataaaataaatgttctaatgatataatattttcattagaATAATCTAGAAGATTATAACTTTTTGATTCTAAatcattttctaaaattagATCGATAACAcctgaaatatttataggtCTAAaggcatatttatttaataaaatataataacattCTATACATTTTGTTCTAGCTCTTTCAAAACCATATTTTCGAACtgaaaaagatataataaCTTCTTTGTTGttttgatttaaaaataatacaacccataaaaaatatcctgataaataaacaatacCTTTTGGTAATGTAAAAagttttgatttttttgaaaaatagtTTCTTGTTCctgttaataaatttataggTTCGATATCATTAGTTATTTTGTTATGTATTTCTATtggtatataatttaatacattttgTTTGTCTTctgaatttaaatatatatttttcatttcattaaaataaataatttttccatAACATACTAAAAATTCTTCATACCTTTTATAGTGCTCAATATAATCATTTACAGTTccattataaataatagaatTGGAACTAAGCTCTTTATTAATGGTTTTATTGTCATATTTATCATCAAATTCATTgcaaatattcatattaatatttttattaaatatcaaactgtttaaaaatgtgtgcatttttgttaaatgATATACAAAACTTTTtcgaaataaaatagataaTGCTTTCGATTCTTTAAACCCATAATCGTCtatttgaaataatttttttttttttttatcatctacatctatatatgtaaaacaCCATgcctttttatattttataaaatttactCCTTTAAATTTGCTTGTCAGTTGtttatctttttcttcatatttatcattattgaagtttatataattattttcatcatcttcataattattttttctataattatcatcatCCGAGTTTTCCTTTTTCGTTTTCTTCTTACTTTTTTTGGTAGTATATTTaagtatacaaaatattttatagctaaatatgtataaaaaatgtataggGAATATCATACACATCCATgaagtatttatttttttttcaaaaattaacTGAAGATCTCTAATTTGTTCTTTTCGTTTATTTGCTATTTTGTTaggtatattattttttgtttttttacatgttttattttgtgtttGTTCGATTTCATCATCTGTACTTTCCTTAGTCTGGGTTTTACTTAccttcaattttattaaatatgctttataaaaagcttcgattttttttctaaaataatCATGATATATATCTTCTAACCCATCTAATTCTAATAAAACCCAttctttattaaattttaaaaacattataaatatttttttctcttcttCATTTGTATAGTTACATTTATTCATGTAGTTAAGTAATGTCtctttatatacataataactTTTGTCATcaatatctatattttctataaacatttttctttttttgtttattgtttcttttttgtatCCTTCAATATTGTTTTGAGTATTTTCATTTGGAGAATTAGCACATCTCTCTTCATGCAGttcttttccatttttttcttctacaTATTGAtccatatttttccattttctaTGTTCCCATACTTTTTTTCCATCCGCTTTTTTCGCATCCTTATCATGATCACTATAATTGCTAGcaacattttcatattgtgcatttatttcatctttATACATTTGTTCTTTATGTAAGTttacatcattttttacaattccAAATAGgttattcattatttcttcttcgttattttttggtgcattatttttttcttccaaaaaattgtataaaattGGTGATCCATTTGCACCCATATTAATCGAATCGTTGGTTTTATCTTCTGAGTCTCCACAATGTGATTTCATTCCTTCAAAACTTGCCTTTCCGTCATTTGATATAATTTCATCACATTTTATAACAtctctttttcttttttttttattatctatCTGTTTAAGTGCCACACTATTCTCGTCATTAACTTCCAAATGTGTATAATTGTCACTAGCATAGTTGTAAGTAGAATTTAAGGCATCATAAGAatgatcattttttttgttactacttatataatattcattGTTGAAATCGATATTTTGTATTGTTTCTGCTTCTTCAATTTGtgatgtatttattttgtaattatTTGGATAGCAGTTTTTATAGCTTATTTCAGTGTTTACAGCTTTTGATAGGTCATcctcatttttttcattttgagAAATATGAATATCGTTAGCATAAAAAGAATTACTATCACTATCATCTTTCCTATTTTTCGATAATGATTCTTCAgatgtatttaaaaaacgaTTTTTTACTTGATAATCTTCacaattgttttttttagttataTACATTTCATGAGGGTCTTGAGTTTGCATTTCTATATCCTTTAATGTTTCATTCCCAATCTGATTATCGAAGCTTGTATCATTATTAGGTATGTTTTTTCCTTCTTCATAGGTTTggcaataaatattatgagcattttcttcatttgaattaccattatcatttaaagtgactatattatttttattttttattccctTTTTTCGTTTATTGGAAGTTTCGATggtatcttttttatttattatatcattttgatTTGAAATATCagtttgtttattttctttattgaataaatttaaaaaagcattaacataaaatatatctcTGTTGTTATTTTGGTCAGGTGTTTCGtgagtattattattagtatttttttcatcatatacataattaaaattttcatcaatattatcatttaatatcGAATTAAATTCATCTTTTGCTTTaacagaaaaaatatatgcatgagAATCTGGACTTAAATTTTTGACCCTCCATtctatacattttttttttgctaatagatttccatattttaatgaagaaaaaaattttttatatctaaCTCCAtctttatatacaaatgtTGACCATCCATTTCTTGTTGGGTCATAAGAAATAcctctatatttttttccaattaATTGATTTGTTATTTcaagcattttttttagtttttttttatttatatcattcaTTTGATTTGTATCCATATCTTGTGTTTTGACAAGACTATTTGTGGCATCATGTTCAAATTGATCAATGTTGCTACTACATTTGTTAAGCTTGTCTATTCCTACTTGAAGACTTTCTAAAGgcatattttcttctttgctttttaaaacattttctgaataattttctatatatttatttttattcagcTCTTTTTCCATTGTGTATATCATTTGGTTTCGATATTCACTGTCACTGCTGTGTGTTGATATGTAGTTTTGATTTTCTAACAGTTCATCCTTGTTAGTATTTATACAACTATTTGTGTTATTACTGATTgagaaattattattttcatttaagtTAATAAATGAGTTTGTATAATGAGGATTGGGAAGTtgaatttcattttttgtatcagtatattttgcatttttcaTCTGATCTGCTGATTGCATttcgttattttttacatcattataatttgttaaaccattaaaataattactaCTATTGTTGTTATAATagtttgtattattatctgATTTGTTCATATCAAACATTTGAGTATTACCCATTCTATTGTCGCAATTTGTATTAGATTCtgcaatattatattttttagaattgagataaatatatttatttggtattaaattttcaggactattattatttatatttgtattttgtaaaaatttattattataattgtcAATATGCATTTGCAAGTTGTCTAaggaaatattatttatttggtcGTTAATGTTATGATTAAATTGGTGattgttaataatattatttgaaatgtattttatatgttcaTTATGTTGATTAGTTTGTTTATcagattttttatttgaataataGTTGATATCATATTGAatagaattattattaggcATAGGGTGtgtatttaaattgttagtataataaatattattttcatttttttcattttctccatttatatcat
This region of Plasmodium chabaudi chabaudi strain AS genome assembly, chromosome: 13 genomic DNA includes:
- a CDS encoding AP2 domain transcription factor, putative gives rise to the protein MQNQLNGMDATKTKQSSSTGIYKELSKDEINHVHFKTKLDDNYKNGNQDNNSDQLKHNTFNSLKYQEQNGINFHELPFNDSTNNNGFYSINNDHNKEVTKNKIVTQGSEDYINENINSSCSTMPLLNSNINYKSSNLFENNNIFDKKNEQNMKNDIYIKDNYVNINEVNNIRTSPSSNNESNAKFNAFFNINKNNLIGDNINTLDNIQFINYINNNEYPTNMTNHIDTSNNHIIKQNRNDFLPYNKSSISEMYSTYPYLDYMKRNSYADANISNIRNEFAFNNVKNSNSSTKPIEGSPTFIYNNNYYVNNNPQNPLYINREILSRQPSNLFDYNNYTNDNNYKINNPNYLGNDNYIDKTSNALKNEAINRNMELPQLISPANSFNYPVNNSMEQQINTYPKISQNNIIYDSEKHNLQNNFNFASYNGQTNTSKTKDNISNSNNFSNYRNEVNDNSNMPILDNMGMDNKFRNSTNNDDLKINNTKTDTPIFNPKYYQDTNSLNIFNGEKNTQINNPQLVNHSNELNNPTYTNIVYNNYNKYDHNFNYGMVNSPDKFKMKKTENVTYWDDNKSISNNNSSDIFQRNYSNINEYEQNSYKESNMHSGYTDSEKTIQTSRFVNLPSKNEINKNNQINKLEEYNIKKEDVNINAHYFNNCINLDNEQNFNNFTNFNKQNENKNNDVTHSYELSLLKEDHDDVYNKNDEYFEDMEQQRKNIYNFYLQSFLNSINNVRDTGKTNHLDSPNNIPNDEHIECNNTFESERCENKEIITQQNNDIDNMVLFNLKHMKNKKLLKNCPKIKEYFSYVDYYIKSLRLLYTKLLSNRNLIFILASEILSKNNSNDIKNICNSSYYSDKYSYIKELISIFLPEPPIFPPLQIWLYFGKKYASQLHKLHLTIYIIYQKIIYNFSNILLQINNDQINHSEKRGYTKKHVTDSLNYYCVREDKINEKEHSCQYIKRGSLLNKPEKNIDPQNNNDILLTQDSAILSTDSGDHNKLRNSYCAPHEEGYKNNYIIERHLFQINQKLENIMNSVNNISDFIKFSKDINNDKEREKSDNTTKSKNDNAYKTCYINTDSGFPIAQINSGPNDENAVDVGDDDNQNNNEGKPNEEKEGEINDEKEGEKNDEKEGEINDEKNESNENNKLDINENNTWENEQIVTYDNLEKNNINTKDEKSDTLDDNISSFEKLDAMNDSMLEDDSQKIVDAIKYELKEVYNKIKNLNVYGNYMTLASNTFISDNEFGEPNTQFAHFDGMAKYDDNHVDISSRQNSDIFKLFPNTIFSENNKKYIEENKQILNGMNNNTIFTNENINTSILCDLNYADSIFKNFLFLSKNIYNSLSKYGNYSLKGKIMGQNNLAQLRNFDPTNKHTELNNLEQMYNYQLIPIKEVCEGKSFSDQDHINISKYKGPNNIESEQIDTLAPMPNIHPNEENDINLNIFNNKNNLFFYEENNAYNITEPKNIYANMDEKFDANKEGNNYYISSNLNTLNETFSENNMLSQNEKNQDNTMINTDTKFLPYNNLEQHQQIYPTKVENEKEVCVLNLRKSTPNCYENNSSKNGNINRNFIIYRDQKNDSQQIDSKENYYFPSNNVNINHTKLMQQNYFTNTIFNNNCDENGHDNYQYEKNNGKDDKSNDNLSYTTNHQISKSNTEGNIKNINQNIMSIPHEVRNVSKINDDAIYKKSNYDSNQNNYLKAINNSDQYINNISQNEGNPYFESFIDNNNSYNILNKRNSNSFIYNDINGENEKNENNIYYTNNLNTHPMPNNNSIQYDINYYSNKKSDKQTNQHNEHIKYISNNIINNHQFNHNINDQINNISLDNLQMHIDNYNNKFLQNTNINNNSPENLIPNKYIYLNSKKYNIAESNTNCDNRMGNTQMFDMNKSDNNTNYYNNNSSNYFNGLTNYNDVKNNEMQSADQMKNAKYTDTKNEIQLPNPHYTNSFINLNENNNFSISNNTNSCINTNKDELLENQNYISTHSSDSEYRNQMIYTMEKELNKNKYIENYSENVLKSKEENMPLESLQVGIDKLNKCSSNIDQFEHDATNSLVKTQDMDTNQMNDINKKKLKKMLEITNQLIGKKYRGISYDPTRNGWSTFVYKDGVRYKKFFSSLKYGNLLAKKKCIEWRVKNLSPDSHAYIFSVKAKDEFNSILNDNIDENFNYVYDEKNTNNNTHETPDQNNNRDIFYVNAFLNLFNKENKQTDISNQNDIINKKDTIETSNKRKKGIKNKNNIVTLNDNGNSNEENAHNIYCQTYEEGKNIPNNDTSFDNQIGNETLKDIEMQTQDPHEMYITKKNNCEDYQVKNRFLNTSEESLSKNRKDDSDSNSFYANDIHISQNEKNEDDLSKAVNTEISYKNCYPNNYKINTSQIEEAETIQNIDFNNEYYISSNKKNDHSYDALNSTYNYASDNYTHLEVNDENSVALKQIDNKKKRKRDVIKCDEIISNDGKASFEGMKSHCGDSEDKTNDSINMGANGSPILYNFLEEKNNAPKNNEEEIMNNLFGIVKNDVNLHKEQMYKDEINAQYENVASNYSDHDKDAKKADGKKVWEHRKWKNMDQYVEEKNGKELHEERCANSPNENTQNNIEGYKKETINKKRKMFIENIDIDDKSYYVYKETLLNYMNKCNYTNEEEKKIFIMFLKFNKEWVLLELDGLEDIYHDYFRKKIEAFYKAYLIKLKVSKTQTKESTDDEIEQTQNKTCKKTKNNIPNKIANKRKEQIRDLQLIFEKKINTSWMCMIFPIHFLYIFSYKIFCILKYTTKKSKKKTKKENSDDDNYRKNNYEDDENNYINFNNDKYEEKDKQLTSKFKGVNFIKYKKAWCFTYIDVDDKKKKKLFQIDDYGFKESKALSILFRKSFVYHLTKMHTFLNSLIFNKNINMNICNEFDDKYDNKTINKELSSNSIIYNGTVNDYIEHYKRYEEFLVCYGKIIYFNEMKNIYLNSEDKQNVLNYIPIEIHNKITNDIEPINLLTGTRNYFSKKSKLFTLPKGIVYLSGYFLWVVLFLNQNNKEVIISFSVRKYGFERARTKCIECYYILLNKYAFRPINISGVIDLILENDLESKSYNLLDYSNENIISLEHLFYFFSPSSYVLKNNTLYKKINNNTPLASYYDSIFPGEYEQISSLDIFQNFDTSHKIDEANESTNATSIGLGQGNSSHPSNTWNSNIETNTNFNDKENGVSIPIEHAQKNKIENKNEIIYNTLNTDIFKNNYHTPIDQIFFSNNTVDAEKKNIPLYFTDDESKKSKHLNTDLQNKNNMTNQYNANNNSYLLNTYCDINFDSRSKYPNSVEREIMGNSFNDFCMPNNIDHKIELDDKLNNEKTDDAITIPLTTSNIFDNGTTPEYIDKNYYSSKDENENMTELGNEGKNIPYLYYEHENIENNNHNNTFIHPNISKQSMNKDIYSFLCDNNLQDCYLKKHYDELFNNKEVNNYVFKKVSKKEEHLGIFILLNSQWLSDSFFDNINQIETKYADIYSFENYLNTREEVLNWKHQKTFIKDCSDISKKLPKIVGVHYDSHANAWVVSCTINKKRRDKKFLIKTFGFLQARKLAIEHRKKLLQSSKKNIPNESKQNTK
- a CDS encoding phosphoenolpyruvate carboxykinase, putative, producing MNDIKKIVIDEIRRNLVYNKPTGPIMSLKDILTLSQEQESQFNKDVHGLGLHVNSIHHNSTPSFLYEMALKYETNSYITSTGALCCTSGEKTGRSPSDKRIVKESSSENDIWWGNVNIPIKEKSYEINKGRAIDYLNLQPNLYVIDAYAGWDESCRIKIRVITSRAYHALYMLNMLIPPKTAEEIQNFVPDFIIYNAGDFPSNRLTEGMSSKTSVIINFGAMNMVILGTQYAGEMKKGILTLFMYKMPKENKLPLHSSCNVGKKNDVTLFFGLSGTGKTTLSADANRYLIGDDEHVWTDNGIFNVEGGCYAKCKGLSKNHEPEIYQAIKFGAILENVIMDPITRDVDYNNCSITENTRCAYPLSYIENAKIPAYINSHPKNIILLTCDAFGVIPPLSKLNVYQMMYHFVSGYTSKMAGTEDNILKPTATFSSCYAAPFLALHPMVYARMLADKYEKHKPNVWLLNTGWIYGAYGTEKGKRIPLKYTRMLVDYIHDDKLNNIKYKQTPIFNFSIPEHLEGIPDEVLDPHIGWDNKEDYNASLKTLAQEFITNFNLYSDKADPNILSGGPSI